A window from Methylocystis sp. MJC1 encodes these proteins:
- the hemA gene encoding 5-aminolevulinate synthase encodes MMYRRYFEAAVTRLKDERRYRVFVHLERDVESFPLARWHRDDGGVEDVTVWCSNDYLGMGQHPEVISALIGSAGRIGAGSSGTRNISGTSLAIVELERELADLHGKEAALGFTSGWISNLAAISTIADLLPNCVILSDALNHNSMIEGVKRSRAERKIFRHNDLAHLEELLIEAGDRPKLVVFESLYSMNGDIAPVAEIASLAEKFGAMTYVDEVHAVGMYGARGGGICERENIMGRIDVIEGTLAKGFGTMGGYIAGDAVVIDAVRSYAAAFIFSTAMPPSVAAAACAAVRFLKRRPDLRAAHQRAAHITKHALSTAGLPVLDNGSHIVPVMVRDAELCKAASDLLLTCHGVYIQPINYPTVAKGSERLRITPTPRHTQAHIVQLVEALVDVWHKLGIAFEEPAHLHVDEKGDGHCNYPKIDFAAL; translated from the coding sequence ATGATGTATCGGCGATATTTCGAGGCCGCCGTCACCCGTCTTAAAGACGAGCGTCGCTATCGCGTCTTCGTGCATCTCGAACGCGATGTAGAGAGCTTCCCGCTCGCCCGCTGGCACCGCGACGACGGTGGCGTCGAGGATGTGACCGTTTGGTGCTCCAACGACTATCTCGGCATGGGCCAGCACCCCGAGGTGATCTCCGCCCTAATCGGCAGCGCTGGCAGGATTGGCGCGGGGTCGAGCGGCACGCGCAACATCTCCGGCACCAGTCTCGCTATCGTTGAGCTCGAGCGTGAACTCGCGGACCTCCATGGCAAGGAGGCCGCACTGGGCTTCACCTCCGGCTGGATCTCCAATCTCGCGGCGATTTCGACGATCGCCGATCTCCTGCCCAATTGCGTTATCCTTTCGGACGCCTTGAATCACAATTCGATGATTGAGGGGGTGAAACGCTCGCGCGCCGAGCGGAAGATCTTCCGCCACAATGATCTCGCCCATCTCGAAGAGCTGCTGATCGAAGCGGGCGACCGGCCCAAGCTGGTCGTCTTCGAGAGCCTCTACTCGATGAACGGCGATATCGCCCCGGTCGCCGAAATCGCTTCCCTGGCCGAGAAATTCGGCGCGATGACCTATGTCGACGAGGTGCATGCAGTCGGCATGTATGGCGCGCGCGGCGGCGGCATCTGCGAGCGGGAAAACATCATGGGGCGCATCGACGTGATCGAGGGCACGCTCGCAAAGGGCTTTGGCACGATGGGTGGCTATATCGCCGGCGACGCAGTGGTGATCGACGCGGTCCGTTCCTATGCGGCGGCCTTCATTTTCTCCACCGCAATGCCGCCGTCGGTCGCCGCGGCTGCCTGTGCGGCCGTGCGTTTCCTGAAGCGCCGGCCGGATCTGCGGGCGGCGCATCAACGCGCGGCGCATATCACCAAGCATGCGTTGTCGACCGCCGGCCTGCCGGTGCTCGACAATGGCTCGCATATCGTGCCCGTGATGGTGCGCGACGCGGAGCTGTGCAAGGCCGCGAGCGACTTGCTGCTCACGTGCCACGGCGTCTATATCCAGCCGATCAACTATCCGACCGTGGCCAAGGGCTCAGAGCGCCTGCGCATCACGCCGACGCCGCGCCACACGCAGGCGCATATCGTGCAACTCGTCGAGGCGCTGGTCGATGTGTGGCATAAGCTCGGCATTGCGTTTGAAGAGCCGGCGCATCTTCACGTCGACGAAAAGGGGGACGGCCACTGCAACTATCCAAAGATTGATTTTGCGGCTCTGTGA
- a CDS encoding MMPL family transporter, whose protein sequence is MLGALLFLVHCSVRYSRTAILLWLALAVAAGVFSYAMFAIDTDVNNLISRDLPWRQRELAYQAAFPQGRDTILAVVEAPTPEQAGAASHALATALTEQPALFRTVEEEGGGQFFTRNRFIFLPTEDVRQIMDRLTSAKPILTFLVSDQSLRGLAKTIVYVLHGLQAEGYSLDYLAKSFNEASDTLERLARSQPAAFSWADILQSASEPSGRRRLILAQPKLFTKELQPGKKASDAIRKAVADRDLHSKYQADIRLTGPVPLSDEQFASVQEGSAVNGAITGAIIIAILWAALRSWRLTVAVVVSLSLGLVVTAGLGLLVAGALNPISIAFAMLFVGLGADFAVQYTVRYRAQRHEAAQLTESLMQSAEIVGVPLTLAAVSAAAGFLSFMPTHYRGLAQLGEIAGLGMIVAFASTFTLLPALVKALNPPIEPRAIAQPRLAPVDRVLRRRRDAIIGGTALLVTAGSFFIPSLVFDFNPLHLQRKTSQAVTTFLELSRDPMIDANSAQVVVGPHEDAQAVAARVAVIPQVLDARTIKSLIPTDQAAKLDIIRSANETLAPAFSPKMKPKPTDQDSVSALETARGELESAADREHSPGSQAARRLANDLGALAGADASARAREETAFLTPLGEDLDALRLSLDPTPVTLETLPRAFLRSWISEDGRQRVDILPKGDPNSEETIRSFASAVLAAEPNATGRAVAILMWSRTMITALVEAAAIAFCVIAVILWIPLRRIGDVFLTLIPLVVAAIVTLEICALSGFKLNYANIIAFPALLGVGVAFKIYYITAWRRGEMAFLQSPLTRAVFFSALLTATAFGSLSVSSNPGMSSMGELLALSLACTLASAVLLQPALMGEPREGEAEDGDAR, encoded by the coding sequence GTGCTCGGCGCTCTGCTGTTCCTTGTCCATTGCTCAGTGCGTTACAGCCGCACGGCGATCCTGCTTTGGCTGGCGCTCGCGGTCGCGGCTGGCGTCTTTTCTTACGCGATGTTTGCGATCGATACGGACGTCAATAATCTGATCTCGCGGGACCTGCCCTGGCGGCAGAGAGAACTGGCTTATCAGGCCGCTTTTCCTCAAGGGAGAGATACGATTCTCGCGGTTGTCGAAGCGCCGACGCCCGAGCAGGCGGGCGCGGCGTCGCATGCTCTTGCGACTGCATTGACCGAGCAGCCGGCGCTTTTTCGAACCGTCGAGGAGGAGGGAGGCGGGCAGTTTTTCACGCGCAACCGTTTTATTTTTCTGCCGACAGAGGATGTCCGGCAGATCATGGATCGGCTGACGAGCGCAAAGCCCATCCTCACCTTCCTTGTAAGCGACCAGAGCTTGCGAGGTCTCGCAAAAACGATCGTCTATGTTCTGCACGGGTTGCAGGCCGAGGGCTATTCGCTCGACTATCTCGCCAAATCCTTCAACGAAGCTTCTGACACGCTGGAAAGGCTTGCGCGGTCTCAGCCCGCGGCCTTCTCCTGGGCGGATATCCTTCAGAGCGCTTCGGAGCCATCCGGACGCCGGCGATTGATCCTGGCGCAACCAAAGCTCTTCACCAAGGAGCTTCAGCCCGGAAAGAAAGCAAGCGACGCCATTCGCAAGGCTGTCGCGGATCGCGATCTGCATTCGAAATACCAGGCCGATATACGACTCACGGGACCCGTGCCGCTTTCCGACGAGCAGTTCGCCAGCGTGCAGGAGGGAAGCGCCGTCAACGGCGCCATTACAGGGGCGATCATTATCGCCATCCTTTGGGCGGCGCTGCGATCCTGGCGGCTTACGGTCGCCGTCGTCGTCTCTTTGTCCTTGGGCCTCGTTGTCACCGCTGGATTGGGGCTTCTTGTCGCTGGCGCGCTCAATCCAATCTCCATCGCCTTCGCCATGCTTTTCGTGGGTCTCGGAGCGGATTTCGCGGTTCAATATACGGTTCGATATCGCGCTCAGCGCCACGAGGCGGCGCAATTGACCGAGTCCTTGATGCAATCGGCGGAAATTGTCGGCGTGCCGCTGACGCTGGCAGCAGTTTCGGCGGCCGCTGGCTTTCTTTCGTTCATGCCGACGCATTATCGGGGGCTAGCGCAGCTTGGGGAGATCGCCGGCCTCGGCATGATCGTGGCCTTTGCATCGACCTTCACGCTTTTGCCGGCGCTCGTCAAAGCGCTCAATCCGCCAATAGAGCCGCGCGCCATCGCGCAGCCAAGGCTTGCGCCAGTGGATCGCGTTTTGAGACGGAGGCGTGACGCCATTATCGGCGGAACGGCGTTGCTCGTCACCGCAGGCTCGTTTTTCATCCCTTCCCTAGTGTTCGACTTTAATCCGCTTCACCTCCAGCGGAAGACATCGCAAGCCGTCACAACTTTCCTCGAACTGAGCCGCGATCCGATGATAGACGCCAACTCTGCGCAAGTCGTTGTGGGTCCGCATGAAGACGCTCAGGCTGTCGCCGCCAGAGTCGCCGTGATTCCGCAGGTCCTGGACGCGCGAACGATAAAGAGCTTGATCCCCACCGATCAGGCGGCCAAGCTGGATATCATCCGCAGCGCCAATGAAACGCTCGCCCCAGCCTTCAGCCCCAAGATGAAGCCGAAGCCGACCGACCAGGACAGTGTTTCGGCGCTCGAGACGGCGCGCGGAGAGCTCGAGAGCGCCGCGGACCGGGAGCATAGCCCGGGATCGCAAGCCGCTCGACGTCTGGCCAATGACCTCGGCGCGCTGGCTGGCGCGGACGCATCGGCGCGCGCGAGAGAGGAGACCGCATTTCTCACGCCGCTTGGGGAAGACCTCGACGCCTTGCGGCTTTCGCTCGATCCGACTCCGGTCACGCTCGAAACGCTGCCGCGCGCGTTTCTGCGCTCCTGGATCTCCGAGGATGGGCGCCAAAGAGTCGACATCTTGCCGAAAGGCGATCCGAACAGTGAGGAGACGATCCGCAGCTTCGCGAGCGCGGTGCTGGCCGCCGAGCCCAACGCGACAGGGCGGGCGGTCGCTATCCTGATGTGGTCCCGGACGATGATCACGGCGCTGGTCGAGGCGGCCGCGATCGCTTTCTGCGTGATTGCGGTTATCCTCTGGATTCCGTTGCGGAGGATCGGCGATGTTTTCCTGACGTTGATTCCGCTGGTCGTTGCGGCGATCGTCACGCTCGAGATTTGCGCACTGAGCGGGTTCAAACTGAACTACGCCAATATCATCGCCTTCCCGGCGCTGCTCGGCGTCGGCGTCGCGTTCAAAATCTACTACATTACAGCTTGGAGGCGCGGCGAGATGGCGTTCCTCCAATCGCCGCTGACGCGCGCCGTGTTTTTCAGCGCGCTGCTGACGGCGACGGCTTTCGGCAGCC
- a CDS encoding S26 family signal peptidase, producing the protein MPGQKVCRGDRMISVDGSVVAEANACDHAGCDLPRWNGCFTLLPGEIFLLNWDRPASLDGRYFLAFPVKAIVGRKAHLDRRGTTDNQSILLRQAKRAHNESGPTGEFAGDCRGLAPRPDGYPRAGRNVTPRTYGA; encoded by the coding sequence TTGCCCGGGCAGAAAGTCTGCCGGGGGGATCGCATGATCTCGGTCGATGGAAGCGTCGTCGCCGAAGCAAACGCGTGCGACCACGCTGGCTGCGATCTACCGCGTTGGAACGGATGTTTCACACTCCTTCCCGGCGAAATTTTCCTTCTCAATTGGGACCGGCCTGCATCGCTCGACGGCCGTTACTTTCTCGCGTTTCCTGTCAAAGCCATTGTCGGGCGCAAAGCCCATTTGGACCGAAGAGGAACGACTGATAATCAATCAATTCTTTTGCGTCAGGCTAAACGTGCACACAACGAGTCTGGGCCGACCGGCGAGTTTGCGGGCGATTGTCGTGGTCTCGCTCCGCGCCCTGATGGCTACCCCCGTGCAGGGCGAAACGTCACGCCGCGCACCTACGGCGCATGA
- a CDS encoding lytic transglycosylase domain-containing protein, whose translation MSSAPLQVRYSLGPDPFNPHDNIHAGAAYLSELLDRYGERGFLATYNAGPKRCEDYLRGRSLPTETTDYVAQLSSELHFNELPTRYVTLPPDAAHSQIFVACEASNDRAYKGSTDSVEDIPRTEKAVRHLLLSAQRDVSIFATDMHHRLLFSCAPAAFSSLAKSRKRPDDLPLTFSQHRERPRAFARQFRRGSASDRAKAG comes from the coding sequence ATGAGCAGCGCCCCTTTGCAGGTGCGCTACTCACTCGGTCCGGATCCATTCAATCCGCATGACAATATTCATGCCGGCGCGGCCTATCTCAGCGAATTGCTCGACCGATACGGCGAACGCGGCTTTCTGGCGACTTACAACGCCGGCCCGAAGCGTTGCGAAGACTATCTTCGTGGTCGTTCCTTACCAACCGAGACGACGGATTATGTCGCGCAACTTTCGTCTGAGCTCCACTTCAATGAGCTTCCCACAAGGTATGTTACCCTGCCACCCGATGCCGCTCATTCGCAAATTTTTGTAGCATGCGAAGCGTCAAATGATCGAGCGTATAAGGGCTCGACGGATAGCGTCGAGGATATTCCGAGAACAGAGAAGGCGGTGCGTCACCTTCTCCTTTCAGCGCAACGAGACGTCAGTATTTTTGCGACAGATATGCATCATCGCTTGCTGTTCTCTTGCGCCCCGGCGGCCTTTTCGTCGCTCGCCAAGTCCCGCAAGCGTCCCGATGACCTCCCTCTCACATTTTCGCAGCATAGAGAACGTCCTCGCGCCTTTGCGCGACAGTTCCGCCGAGGGAGCGCAAGCGACCGAGCTAAGGCAGGATAA
- a CDS encoding DUF2840 domain-containing protein, translated as MPLRPPWPGAREPCSTIPGVKPGAEILLRTVGWEKMQRVLRAIDAVEALGYFPHEVCPDHWRHVHNHLAAGLLPRANSRERHRAWLLRAAMERCS; from the coding sequence GTGCCACTCCGACCGCCTTGGCCCGGCGCCAGGGAACCCTGCTCGACTATCCCGGGCGTAAAGCCGGGGGCGGAGATTTTGCTGAGGACCGTCGGTTGGGAAAAGATGCAACGTGTCCTTCGCGCCATCGACGCCGTCGAAGCGCTCGGCTACTTCCCGCACGAGGTCTGTCCGGACCATTGGCGGCATGTGCACAACCACCTTGCGGCCGGGCTGCTGCCACGGGCCAATTCGCGCGAACGTCATCGCGCCTGGCTGCTGCGCGCGGCGATGGAGCGATGCTCATGA
- a CDS encoding transglycosylase SLT domain-containing protein: MVSLRALMATPVQGETSRRAPTAHETSLRLVISNSMIEASQRFHLPVRWLRAVMRAESDADIGAVSKKGAIGLMQIMPETYAGLGNYPRAASQSARGSGGPATTRSAIASALYGRAA, translated from the coding sequence GTGGTCTCGCTCCGCGCCCTGATGGCTACCCCCGTGCAGGGCGAAACGTCACGCCGCGCACCTACGGCGCATGAGACCTCGCTACGTCTCGTTATCTCCAATTCGATGATTGAAGCCTCTCAGCGCTTCCATCTCCCGGTTCGTTGGCTCCGCGCCGTAATGCGCGCCGAGAGCGACGCCGATATCGGAGCGGTCTCCAAAAAAGGCGCGATCGGGCTTATGCAAATCATGCCGGAGACCTATGCCGGGTTGGGCAATTATCCACGCGCCGCGAGCCAGTCGGCGAGAGGCTCCGGCGGTCCGGCGACAACGAGATCGGCGATTGCGAGCGCGCTGTACGGACGGGCGGCGTAG